The Infirmifilum lucidum DNA segment ACCCGACCCGAAGGCCGCGGCGGAGGCTCTAAAGGCATATAGTGAACTCTCTGGAGAGAATGTGAGTGTCGAGGAGCTCGTAGAGGAAGGCACTCTAATTGAACGTGAGCTTGAGGAGCTCGAAAAGAAGATCAAGCAAGTGGCTAGAGAGAGGGAACCCCCTCAATACCACGTGTGACCAGCTCCTTGATGGCTTTGACAGCCCTCAGTATCTCTTCGCTGGTTTTTACGTGCTCTTGAAGTGCAACATAGTAGTCGCGCAATTTGAGATGTAGTGCTATGATTTGTTCTCCGGATAACCTCCTCAGGAGCCCGAGGACGAACTCCCTGGGCAGTGAGTAGTAGACTAGAACTACCCCCCTGTACCCCTTGTTTAGCGCGAACCACACGACATCTTCCTTGATTTCGTTTGCAGTCCCCTCGAGTACAGCGCTGCTAGCCTCATACTGTGACAGAGGATACAAGCCGTCGAGCTCGATAGGTATTATCGAGAAGGCTCGCGAGAGTACAGCTATGTCGCACTCGTTGATAATTTCTGGCCTGTCGTTTAAAAGCTCCTTTATCAGCCCGAACCTTGTAAATGGTTTGTGAGGAGTCTCCTCAAAGAGTAGCAGAATCTCGCTTTTACCCCTATACCTTGATTTTAGTCTATTGACATGCCTTACAACTTCAGGCCTGTACCTACTGAAGCTGTCATAGAAGAAGACACCCTGTATCCTAGGTCTTGTCACGGGGTGGACTTTAGCAATAAATTCAGCGTACTTGACGTACAACTTGAATGCCTCCATGAGTGAGGGGTGACCCCTGGTCTTCTCCTCGACAAGATCCCAAAGCCTTCCTTCGTGGATCGCCTGTTTTATCCTCTTTAACTCTAGGTGAATTACATAGAGGTTATGTTGGGCTATTAGCCTTACACGCTCCTGCTTCGGGAGCCCCTTAAGTTCCCTGGCGCTATACTTAGAACACACAGGGCACACACAGGGTAGCTCTTCGACTTCTTCCAGCCTTAGTGTACCGCGTGGTGTAATCAACCGGTCATCGCGAGCATATAGCGCATAGGAGGCTGAGTCGAACAAATCAACACCCATGGCAACGGCCAAAGGCATTATTATCGGGTGGCCGGCACCAAACAAATGCAGAGGAGCACCCCAAGGCAGGTTTAACCTGGCAGTCATCACGAGTTTAACTAGTTCTTTGTAATCGTACTCCTCCATGAACTGCGTGGGGCCACCTACAGCGAAAAGGTCAGCAGGCTCTCGGGATGCTTGGGACGCTGAATATGCTACGAGATCTGTGTAGACTCCACCCTGTATTGGAGCAACGAGAAGCATGCCTTTTCTATCTACTTTGACAGCTTCCCGTAGCCTCCTCAGCGTTTCTTCTACCTCTATCCTGGCCTGGTGATAGGGGGTGTCTCGCCTAGTGGGAATATCCAGTATTACCCCGACGTCGGAGCCTATCTCGATTTGGTACGTGAAGATTTCCAGGGGATCTACCTCGACCTTCCCGTACACCAGTAGTTGGTAGGCTCCTGAGTCAGTGTATACAGGTCCGTCGACACCAAGTATACCGTGGACGGTGAGTTCTTTCGCCAGGTCTCCGTAGTTTCGCTTGATGATGTATGAATTAGTGATTAACATTGGGAAACCTATTTCTCTTATCTCTTTTGGAGGAATGATCTGCTTCCCAGGATTTATTACGGGGGTCAGCGTCGGGGTCTCCACAACGCCCCTGCGCGTATAGAGCTTACCTCTGCGTCCCATTAAGTCAATCTCGTCTACCTCGAAGACCTCAGACCATGTCACACAACCCTTACCACAAAAAACCTTATTATAGTATTCTACCCTGGGGAATTAACAGATGTTTATGCAGGGGAGAGTTACAGGTGTTGAAATGCTCTCGTACGCCGATGTGGCCCGCCTACGGATAGAGGGTGAAAGCGGAGTTTTTGAAGTAGAGATCCCATTAAAGGTGTTGAAAGAAGTTGGGATTAACCCACTTCCAGGTAGCGGTATCGAGATCGGCGTGGAGAAATCCGCCTCCGACTTTGAAGGCTGGGATATTGTGTTGAGTGGGGAGGTCTACCTGAGACAGGAATCTCAAAACAGGCTCTATATATCCGCTGGAGGCCTCCAAATAGTAATTCCCATAAGCGTTGCTACGGGCTTCAACAACGTGGGAGACAAAGTCTACGTTAAACTGAGGTTCCAGCGGGGACGGGATTAGGAAATGGTTGACGTGAAGTTGCTTGAGAGGCTACTAGAGTGGGCCCGGGCGAACAATGCTGTAATAGACGTTTCTTTCCAGGATACGAGTTACAGGCTTAGGATAAACAAGATGTTTAGGGCGGTTGACTCCGGCGGGAATGTTATCTCGTGGGCTAAGGCTTTCGGCGCAAAAAAACCTGCCGAGTTATTTGGGGCCTTCAAGGTTAAGGCAGTAACCCTGAAGCTCGCAGATAAACAACACACCTTTAGGAGCTTAGAGGAGCTTCTGCAGACGATCCGCCTGTAACTGTAATGGGGAGGCCCAAGGATGCGTTTAAGAAACGTTTTCACGGTATTTGCAGGCGTCCTGCTAGTTCTACAGTCTATACAGGCCACTAAGTACGTGGTGGTAACAAGCCTAGTTGTAGAAGGACGCGGCACAGTCGACCGGGAAGTTTTCTCAAGGATATTCCTCATTGCTCCAGATATCCCGGGCTGGCAGAATTCCTCGCGCATAACCTTATACGTAAACTCGAAGGAAAGGGGGTTTACTCTCAGTAGAGATGCAGACGGGAACTTGTACGCGTATCCGGGCGACCTCCAGTACTCCGGGAGGATAAATATTACCCTCGTACAGGAAGTAGAAGTTTTGAAGTCCCCCTTCCGCCGTGTAGCCGATCTTCCAGAGACTGTTGCTGCGAGCAGAGCTTTAATGGATAAAACTGCTAGCTCTGTGTTTTGGCGCTGTAACGCCTCTGGGAAGAAATTCTCGGATGTTGTAAGCCTTGCGAGTAGCATAGGCTCGGGCTCTCCCTCGAACAGGGACTTTGTCTTGAGGGCGGCCGACTGGGTGCGTAGGAACATTAAATATTCCCTAAATATAAGTGGCGGCGTCAGGTGCCCGGCGGAAACGCTTGCAAGGGCGGAGGGCGCTTGTGGTGACATCCATGCTTTGTACACAGCCCTGCTGAGAGTCAGGGGGATAGACTCCTATCTAGCATACGCATATGTGTATGTCCCTGAGGAGAGCTTTGCTATAGAGTACGGTAAGTGGCGTTACGTATTGGTAGGAGCGGAGCCCCACATATTCACTGTTGTAAATTCGTCTGGAGCAATTTTCCCTGTAGACCTCACTGCCAACACCCAAAGTAGCCTCTCGGAATTAGCTAGGGGATCTGCCGTAAACCAGCTGGATTCAGTGATAGTGGTGGCCTGGATAAAGAACAGGGATCCAAATGACCTTTTGGCGGTCTACGCGCCTACAGGGGCAGAAAAAGTCGAGTTAGTACTCAGAGTCGTGCGCGGGAGTGCGGTACTCAACGACAACACTCTACTCTTCCTGGCGATTCTACTTGCAGGGGCTCTCATCCTTAACAAAGAGAGGTCTACTTGAGAGGCGTACCGCAG contains these protein-coding regions:
- the tgtA gene encoding tRNA guanosine(15) transglycosylase TgtA, coding for MTWSEVFEVDEIDLMGRRGKLYTRRGVVETPTLTPVINPGKQIIPPKEIREIGFPMLITNSYIIKRNYGDLAKELTVHGILGVDGPVYTDSGAYQLLVYGKVEVDPLEIFTYQIEIGSDVGVILDIPTRRDTPYHQARIEVEETLRRLREAVKVDRKGMLLVAPIQGGVYTDLVAYSASQASREPADLFAVGGPTQFMEEYDYKELVKLVMTARLNLPWGAPLHLFGAGHPIIMPLAVAMGVDLFDSASYALYARDDRLITPRGTLRLEEVEELPCVCPVCSKYSARELKGLPKQERVRLIAQHNLYVIHLELKRIKQAIHEGRLWDLVEEKTRGHPSLMEAFKLYVKYAEFIAKVHPVTRPRIQGVFFYDSFSRYRPEVVRHVNRLKSRYRGKSEILLLFEETPHKPFTRFGLIKELLNDRPEIINECDIAVLSRAFSIIPIELDGLYPLSQYEASSAVLEGTANEIKEDVVWFALNKGYRGVVLVYYSLPREFVLGLLRRLSGEQIIALHLKLRDYYVALQEHVKTSEEILRAVKAIKELVTRGIEGVPSL
- a CDS encoding transglutaminase-like domain-containing protein, with translation MRLRNVFTVFAGVLLVLQSIQATKYVVVTSLVVEGRGTVDREVFSRIFLIAPDIPGWQNSSRITLYVNSKERGFTLSRDADGNLYAYPGDLQYSGRINITLVQEVEVLKSPFRRVADLPETVAASRALMDKTASSVFWRCNASGKKFSDVVSLASSIGSGSPSNRDFVLRAADWVRRNIKYSLNISGGVRCPAETLARAEGACGDIHALYTALLRVRGIDSYLAYAYVYVPEESFAIEYGKWRYVLVGAEPHIFTVVNSSGAIFPVDLTANTQSSLSELARGSAVNQLDSVIVVAWIKNRDPNDLLAVYAPTGAEKVELVLRVVRGSAVLNDNTLLFLAILLAGALILNKERST